The Novipirellula aureliae sequence GCTGCGGCGGATCACCCAGCGAGTGAACTTATTTGACAAGGTATTGATTCCCCGCGCTGAAGAGAACATCCGTCGAATCAATATCTTTTTGTCCGACCAAGAGCGTGCAGCGGTTGTGCGCAGCAAGATTGCAAAGAGTAGATAGTCGTAGCACAGGCTTCTAGCCTCTGCTCATTAGAATACACAGGCTAGAAGCCGGTGCTACGTTAGCCCCCATGACCAACGAGAAGGTCCATCTGTGGCCATTGTTCCCCTCCAAAGCGTGACCCTGATCGGCGAGTTAAAACGCCGCGACGCAATCGTTCTCGAACTGCAACGCTTGGGCTGTGTCCATCTGGTCGACTTAGCAGCCCCGAACGGCTCAAAGAATACGACATCCGATCGGCATGGTGATCTGAAAGCAGCGATCGCGTACCTCGAGCAAACGCCTGAAAAACGGCCGGCTCCATCCAATACAGCCACGAACCGTGAATTGAAGCGAATCGCTGCGGAGGCATTGGAGATCCAATCTGAATCGCGGACGTTGGCCGAAGAACAAGAAGAGGTAGCCGAAAAAGTTGACCAAACCCTACCTTGGGGAAACTTTCATCAACCGACAGCCGACGAACTTGCTGGACGACACCTTTACTTCTATCGCCTGACACACCAACAGGTTGCAAGAATCAAACGCCGCGACGGGGATCGTATTTTTGCGCAGGGCAATCGCATCCACTCGGATCGACGCAACGAATACTGGTTATTTATCGCTGAAGCCCCAATCGCCGACATGCCGGTGGAACCGGAGGAACTGGATCCCCGTCCGCTCGAAGAATTGCAAGCTCGTTTGCTGGAAATCAGCGAACAACGTGAACAGCTACAACTCCGACGCATCGCCTTAACCCGTTGGCTCGATCAACTGAGGTCCAAGTACGTGGCGATTCAAGATGAAAACGAGCGAATTGTCGCAAGGGGTCGATCGCTTGTCGAAGGTCCCATTTTCGCCCTGCAGGGCTGGGCGCCAAAACGTCGGATCGGCGAACTCGAAACCTTTGCACGGAGAAATACGTTGGCCTTCGAGTCGCACGCGCCGTGTAGCAGCGATGATCCGCCGACATTGTTATCTAACCCCGCACCGATTGCCGGTGCGGAAGGTGCCGTCACGTTCTTTATGACTCCTGGCTACCGAACTTGGGATCCGACGTGGGTCATGTTCTTTTCGTTTTCCGCCTTCTTTGCCATGATCTTGGCGGATGCCGGTTATGGATTGGTGCTCGGAGCGATATTGGCAGTGGCTGCGAAGAAGCTTGGACGTAGCGAATCGGGACGCCGATTTCGCCAACTGGCGACGTTCATGGTCTTCGTTTCGATGGGCTATGGCATTTTGATTGGCAGCTACTTCGGATTCTCGCCACCATCGGGAACCTTGCTCGATCGAGTCGTGATAAAAAGCGGCGGTGTTTCGATCATGCAAGATCGTGAAGCGATGATGTTTATCGCTGCGACCATCGGTGTCTTTCACTTGATCCTGGCCAACGTGATCGTCACCTGGCGTTGGTTTGGGAGCAGCCATGCACTTTCATCCGCAGGTTGGGTTGTGGCACTACTCGGCGGTTGGGTCATCGCCGTCGCCATGTTACCCAAACCCGACATGATGTCCCCAATCGCCAATTGGTTCGGTGGCGAAGCGGTTGCCTGGAAAACCGGTTTGACGAATGGGGGGGCATGGATGTTGGGGATTGGACTCGGCATGGTGTTCTTGTTCTCTAGCACTCGGCCGCTGCTATCGAAGAGTCCCCGTGATTGGTTGATGCGAATCGCGGACGGTTTCATGGGATTGACGAATGTCACGAAAGCATTTGGCGATGCGCTAAGTTACCTGCGACTGTTTGCACTCGGGCTGGCCAGTGCTCAGCTGGCCATCGTTTTTAATGGACTCGCCGAAGATGCTTCGCAGATGCAAGGCGTCGGTGTTCTGCTGGGATTGCTGATTTTCTTGATCGGGCATACCTTGAATTTGGTGCTGGCGGTCGTCGGTGGTGTCGTTCACGGACTACGTTTGAATTGTATTGAGTTTTTTGGTTGGTCGCTTACTGACGAGGGACAACCGTTTGAAGCCTTTGAAATGAAAGCAGATAAGTAATGGACGAACCCTTTTGGAACATGATGGGCATGATCGGGATCTACGCACCGTTAGCACTCGGAGCGATCGGAAGCATCCTGGGCTGTAGCGCGGGCGGACAAGCGGCTTGTGGTGCAATGCTAGATGTTGAGAGCGGCTACGGTCGGTTGGTGGGTTTATCGGCTCTGCCATCTTCACAAACCATCTATGGCATCGTTGTCATGTTGTCGCTCAACCGCACTGTCGATCTCCAATCCGCTCCGGGGCTGTTCGCGATCGGTGTCTCATGCGGTATCGCGTTGCTGTTTAGCGGCGTCTATCAGGGCCGATGCTGTGCTTCAGCCATCCACGCCTCAAAAAGCAAACCAGAGGTATTTGGATTGTCCGCCGCGCCGGCTGCCATTGTCGAAGGTTTTGCTGTCTTTGCATTTATCTTCGCATTGATTTTGGCTGGTAGTTTACCCGTAGCCACAGGAGGCGTATAAGCCATGGCGTCTACCCTAACATCCGATGCAGCCAATCAATCGAAATCGGGCAATCCCGTTGGCGTACAAGAGCTGATTGATCGGCTGAAATCCGAAGGCGTCGCTGAAGGCAAACAGCAAGCAGAAGCCTTGCTGGCCGACGCCAAAAAACAAGCCGAGGCGGTGATCGAAAAAGCGGATGCCGAGGCTCAGAAAATCCTTCGAGAGGCTCAGCATGAAGCGGACCAAATCAAGAACAATGGCAAATTGGCTCTCGCACTCGCTAGTCGTGATGCCAACTTGCATTTCAAGGAACAACTCGAACATGAATTCCGTGGTTGGATCGCTAACCTCGTTCACAAACAACTCGATAAGCCCGATTTCCTGGCTGATTTGATCCGCGAGATAGCCAATCGGACAATCGCCTCGGTAAACGGGGAAGAAAGCGAAACAGACAAAAAGTTACTCGTTTTGGTGAGTGACGAACCGTCGGCTGCACTCGATACGTTTGTCCAAAACCAAGCCGAGCAATTGCTGCGTGAAGGGGTCGAGTTGCGGGCGAGTCGTGCAGTGAGTGACGGTTTCCGAGTTCGGCTCGCCGAGAAGAATATTGAGATCGACTTTACCGATGAAGCCGTGACCGCTGCCCTCATGCGATTTTTGGCTCCAAAGTTTCGAAAGATTGTCGAGCTGTCTTCCAAAGAATCAACCAATGGGTAGCCCGGCATGAAGTCTTACTACATGTTCGTGGCCTCCTTGCCACCGCTGCCGAGCGAATTTGATGCCGGGCCGATTCCTATCACGGCATCGACGCTGGGGGATCGCTTGTCGCTTTTGGATGACCAAGATCGACATGTGCTTGACCAACTTGCTGACTTTTTCCGTTGGGACCGGCAACCAGTCGACCGCAGTGATGCCGAGGTGATCGAAAAACATCAACAGTTGCGGAAGGAGGTTCACAATCCCCTCGTCCGAAAGTTGATCCACCATCGATTTCAAATGCGAACCTTGGTCGCAGCCGTCCGTTGCCAAAGAGATGGATTGCCAATGCCAATGCTACCCGACATGTCCGTTTCCAAATCGATCCGACGTTATTGGAACCAACCCTATTTCCAATTGATTACGCGAGTGCCTTGGTTAGAAAAGTTTTGCCGTGCTCTCGATGACGCTCAGCCGCAACTGGCTCAGCGGCACCTATTTGATGAACTATGGCGGCTTTGGAGTCGCTTGAACCAGAGATATCATTTTTCATTTGAATCGATCGTTCTTTATCTCGCACGCTGGGAAATCCTCCATCGCTGGTCGAGTCAAAACGCCGATCGGGGCCGCGAACGGTTCGATCATCTTGTCGATGAGATCTTACAAGAAACAAACAACAACTAAGAAGACGCGATGACTATCACAAAGACGACGTCCGCCACTGCAAAAGTCTTGGGCGTTAACGGCAACATCGTTCGCTTGCAAATGAGCGATGGGCAAATCATGAAGAATGAAGTTGCTTTTGTCTGTGTCGGTGACGAACGCTTGAAGGCGGAAGTGTTGCGGATCAATGGTAACGAAGCCGATTTGCAGGTCTTCGAAGATACCGATGGGATTCGTTTTGGTGATTTCGTCGAGCTTTCCGGCGAGTTACTTTCCG is a genomic window containing:
- a CDS encoding V-type ATP synthase subunit I; the encoded protein is MAIVPLQSVTLIGELKRRDAIVLELQRLGCVHLVDLAAPNGSKNTTSDRHGDLKAAIAYLEQTPEKRPAPSNTATNRELKRIAAEALEIQSESRTLAEEQEEVAEKVDQTLPWGNFHQPTADELAGRHLYFYRLTHQQVARIKRRDGDRIFAQGNRIHSDRRNEYWLFIAEAPIADMPVEPEELDPRPLEELQARLLEISEQREQLQLRRIALTRWLDQLRSKYVAIQDENERIVARGRSLVEGPIFALQGWAPKRRIGELETFARRNTLAFESHAPCSSDDPPTLLSNPAPIAGAEGAVTFFMTPGYRTWDPTWVMFFSFSAFFAMILADAGYGLVLGAILAVAAKKLGRSESGRRFRQLATFMVFVSMGYGILIGSYFGFSPPSGTLLDRVVIKSGGVSIMQDREAMMFIAATIGVFHLILANVIVTWRWFGSSHALSSAGWVVALLGGWVIAVAMLPKPDMMSPIANWFGGEAVAWKTGLTNGGAWMLGIGLGMVFLFSSTRPLLSKSPRDWLMRIADGFMGLTNVTKAFGDALSYLRLFALGLASAQLAIVFNGLAEDASQMQGVGVLLGLLIFLIGHTLNLVLAVVGGVVHGLRLNCIEFFGWSLTDEGQPFEAFEMKADK
- a CDS encoding ATP synthase subunit C, giving the protein MDEPFWNMMGMIGIYAPLALGAIGSILGCSAGGQAACGAMLDVESGYGRLVGLSALPSSQTIYGIVVMLSLNRTVDLQSAPGLFAIGVSCGIALLFSGVYQGRCCASAIHASKSKPEVFGLSAAPAAIVEGFAVFAFIFALILAGSLPVATGGV
- a CDS encoding DUF2764 family protein; translation: MKSYYMFVASLPPLPSEFDAGPIPITASTLGDRLSLLDDQDRHVLDQLADFFRWDRQPVDRSDAEVIEKHQQLRKEVHNPLVRKLIHHRFQMRTLVAAVRCQRDGLPMPMLPDMSVSKSIRRYWNQPYFQLITRVPWLEKFCRALDDAQPQLAQRHLFDELWRLWSRLNQRYHFSFESIVLYLARWEILHRWSSQNADRGRERFDHLVDEILQETNNN